The Streptomyces sp. NBC_01255 genome window below encodes:
- a CDS encoding LacI family DNA-binding transcriptional regulator encodes MTDTARTAGNAGINVGINTGINTGINVGIKDVAREAGVSVGTVSNVINQPDRVSPATLQHVRRVIARLGYVRSESARQLRAGRSRIMALLVLDMGNPFFVDIARGAERTARAAGLVVMVCNSDQNPGDEADYLSLFAEQRVRGVLVTPADPSGANLREFRRHGIPSVLVDRVAGEGDGADAGCSVSVDDVAGGSLAIRHLAAAGHRSFAYVSGPPHLQQIRDRREGALLALAEAGLPASALRELPAERLDVASGRDAGARLLGLTERPTAVFCANDLLALGVLQSLYAAGVRVPEDMAIVGYDDIEFAAAATVPLTSVRQPAFTLGAKAAELLLEETGERADEHRHEHVVLQPELVVRRSTLAGR; translated from the coding sequence ATGACGGACACCGCGCGGACGGCCGGGAACGCCGGCATCAACGTCGGCATCAACACCGGCATCAACACCGGCATCAACGTCGGCATCAAGGACGTGGCACGCGAGGCGGGCGTCTCCGTCGGCACCGTCTCCAACGTGATCAACCAACCCGACCGGGTGTCGCCCGCGACGCTCCAGCACGTCCGGCGCGTCATCGCACGCCTCGGCTACGTCCGCAGCGAGTCCGCCCGCCAGCTGCGCGCGGGCCGCAGCAGGATCATGGCCCTGCTCGTCCTCGACATGGGCAACCCCTTCTTCGTCGACATCGCCCGCGGCGCCGAGCGCACCGCCCGGGCCGCCGGCCTGGTCGTCATGGTCTGCAACAGCGACCAGAACCCCGGCGACGAGGCCGACTACCTCTCCCTCTTCGCCGAGCAGCGCGTCCGCGGCGTCCTCGTCACCCCCGCCGACCCCAGCGGGGCGAACCTGCGGGAGTTCCGCCGCCACGGCATCCCGTCCGTGCTCGTCGACCGCGTCGCGGGCGAGGGCGACGGCGCGGACGCCGGCTGCTCGGTCTCCGTAGACGACGTCGCCGGCGGCTCCCTCGCGATCCGCCACCTCGCGGCGGCGGGACACCGCTCCTTCGCCTACGTCAGCGGCCCGCCGCACCTCCAGCAGATCCGCGACCGGCGCGAGGGCGCCCTCCTCGCGCTCGCCGAGGCCGGCCTGCCCGCCTCGGCCCTCCGGGAACTCCCGGCCGAGCGCCTCGACGTGGCCTCGGGGCGCGACGCGGGCGCCCGCCTGCTCGGCCTCACCGAGCGGCCGACCGCCGTCTTCTGCGCCAACGACCTGCTGGCCCTCGGGGTCCTCCAGTCGCTGTACGCGGCCGGGGTCCGGGTCCCGGAGGACATGGCCATCGTCGGCTACGACGACATCGAGTTCGCTGCGGCCGCGACCGTACCCCTCACCTCCGTACGGCAGCCGGCGTTCACGCTCGGGGCGAAGGCGGCCGAGCTGCTTCTGGAGGAGACCGGGGAGCGGGCGGACGAGCACCGGCACGAACACGTGGTGCTCCAGCCGGAGCTGGTGGTCCGCCGCTCGACGCTCGCCGGTCGCTGA
- a CDS encoding L-rhamnose mutarotase, with protein sequence MANAQRVCFLLKVRAERVDEYRARHARVWADMLTALSAAGWHNYSLFLREDGLLVGYLETPDFDRARAAMEEAEVNARWQAEMAEFFEELDGQAPDAAMRPLTEVFHLA encoded by the coding sequence ATGGCGAACGCGCAGCGGGTCTGCTTCCTGCTGAAGGTCCGGGCCGAGCGGGTGGACGAGTACCGCGCGCGCCACGCACGCGTCTGGGCCGACATGCTCACGGCGCTCTCGGCGGCCGGCTGGCACAACTACTCGCTCTTCCTGCGTGAGGACGGGCTGCTCGTCGGCTACCTGGAGACCCCGGACTTCGACCGGGCGCGCGCCGCGATGGAGGAGGCGGAGGTCAACGCCCGATGGCAGGCCGAGATGGCGGAGTTCTTCGAGGAGCTCGACGGGCAGGCGCCCGACGCCGCGATGCGCCCGCTGACCGAGGTCTTCCACCTCGCGTGA